Below is a genomic region from Argiope bruennichi chromosome 3, qqArgBrue1.1, whole genome shotgun sequence.
acactttatttatattattactgttatttttgAGAAAGTATTTGATACTCAATTATAAggccatattatttttttctgttaccgAGGACACCAgaatgttttattcaagtaatttttctatattgctattttgtattatacatttttagtaaatacaaatttgtattttgcCCTTCATGGATAAACTGGTTTAGATTTCTATTATATGTAATATGAAaccaagatttaataaataaagattcattTGCACAATATGATCAAATGctgtgtattaattttattacaatatttttttcattttgagtgcatttttttaaaaaaaatattttgtatattcaaaaatataaaatattatgtcttTTGAAAAACATTACATGTATTTTCAAGTAGCAAGAAATTACATGCAAAATCCTTTTTATCAAAGTGATGATGAGAATTTTTGTAGCATTTATTATCATAGGTCAATGTGATTTTCTTAAGCTTTGTTAAAAACAAGAAAGCTTTGTCTGTGAAAATATTGAAACCATACCCATAAGCTAGAAATAAGGAGTTTAGAGAATATAACAGGGTTTGAATTAAAAACTGGAATCTATAGctcatacatttaattaataatgtaaaactttgaaagttgaATGTATTAATTGAACATGATTATTTAATCTGGCAGAGTTTTTTAGAATTCACttggataaaattttgatactgttaacaatttcaagttaaatttgttaaaattaattcgtgaattcttttcttctttgatgaaaaaataatcttttccagttttcataaattttttgtattgtatctcttgaaattaattttgtctaaactttttatagataaaaatttaaaacagttgaTTTATAAAAGAGGTGGTGTTCAAAAAGTTATCAATTGTTTATCAAGTGAAAGAGAAGAAATAGTATTATCTGCAATCACTACATTGATGTTTTTAGTTTATCCAGAAAGTAAGGCAGGTTAGTTCATTTTGCTGAGTATCTTTTCATTCAAATGTCTAAAATTTCATTCCTTTGAAGcttctagaattttaataaatctaaaaaactttatttgtaaaatgttgaCTTTAATAACAGTaaacattaattttgataaagttttaaaattattattttgaagatatttctaCAATAACTCATTCTTAATATGATCACCTCAAAACTTCTGAATTaggcaaaaatctttttttattcaacaaatgaaaaaaagcacTTATTACTTCTTAAGACTAtctgtaatttcttaaaaataacaaaaacaaaaaaatattgtcaataagcaataattaaagtttatgtattttttttttttgtacttgtattgttttaatttttttttaataatactgcaCACCAAATCTCAACTGCTTTACTCATTTCAATCTTATATataatccctatcaaaatcattaGCATTTTATTGCTAAGTCTTGctcataaaaaaacttattttccaaaatttaaaaaagcctatgaaattattttactgttcCACAGTGGTGCTTACCTCATTTCAGGTTAACTTTTATGCTGCcatgattttcaaatttgtttttaacacTGAAATCAATTCCACCCccctttttattgtaatttaacaCAGGAAACGGCGATTCATGGGGCTTCAAGCCAGATCTGGCAGCTTAACTGTCCCTTCATCCATATAAAAGAATATGGAGTCATTTTTCCATGGGGAAAATGACTCCTAGATATTTCCTTACAAATGAAACAAGAAATTCCATGGAAGACAGTCATTGAAACTAATATGAAATGATGGTTGTCAATTATCTACTTAATGTTATATCACTTAATACATTAGCTGATATATTGAtcatatgaaaatgaatgatcaaaaatgaatattttttattgcgttTGAATATGTTAGTTTGGTACCATGGGATTttagtaatataaagaaaatgatatcAAAAGCTGTCACATTAAGCAATGTCAATttcattaatcaactaaaatatatattgctgATTTGAATTCATgacattatttattgataaagtaCTATTTTCTTATCTGttctgtaaaatatctttaagctTTTTCTGAGATTTAATCATAAtgataatttgcttttttttttctttccccctcTTAGCTATAACGAATGCATCGGTTATAGATTGTATGCTTAGATTTAAAGAAAGTAACAATAGAAGAATATCCAATCTAGCTTCTGTATTTCTTCAAGATTATTGTACATCAGATCaaattcaaaatgctaaaatgttATCATCTACTTACAGCAATAAGCATGTTTCTCATTCTGGAACATGagagaaaatcaattttttttatgtataaatgatgtatatttttgtaaaataaatcatatttaaaaagttttggctatttttttcaagattattaatattaaaaatacatagttttaaaatatttatttacaaaaagtagttataaaattttagataatacatttttacaaatatggttTTAATCTCTGTCTATGGATGTAGATGAGATGATAATCAATTGTTATTTGTAATTGAACAGATGAATGCTGTTCCCTTTTTAACCCATCAGCCACCAGTAGCTATTTTCTCTACCTGTGGTATGGCCTTCTCCTTGTATTGAGAGCTAAAGAATAGAAAAACAAGCTATtagcaaaagataaaataaatatattcatgattatatcttaaaatattcatctagtttaattttaaaagttgattagttaaatatcatatacaaaatgaatatttttagaaaatgcaaaaatataacaaagtgaaatatttatataggCATACACAAAATACCATTTCCAGTGAAAGTTCCCAAGACATTTTCGTCATAAAAAAGtccatttgtaattaaaattttgaggcaTCATATTTAATCTCAAAGAGTATAAGAGTAAgtgataattttgatttattttatcatttattttttcatctgcTATTTCAAAAAGgttatatatgatttgaaattaagaaatttttgtatattaactagtataaatttaactaattttaatataattgtaaacaTACCCTTCAAATTTAGAGAATTCTTAAGGATAAATGGAGATAAAGTGGCCAAATGGCAAGAATAAATCTCAAAGCACTATTGaagtaaactaatttaaatatatacagttacagaattttttttctcattatttattaaataaataaacaatttaacttaaatgttaatataaaatttgttcatagctttaaacatttacttttatttataatcaaataaatcagGTATATGAAATCTAGGGCTGCATAGCTTGTACAAATACTTCACAAATATCTTTTGTACAATTTAGagaatcagaaattaaaacattttgaattgaaGTATTGCCTTTTGTCCTTTTTTCctcatgaaatatgaaaattgtaaattatttgccATAGTATGAacatattcttaaatttgaatacGAGTATAGTTGCATGAAATCtgttaactaaaaaaatgtaataaatttaatctttattttataaaaaaattatatacaacaCTTCTACTTCTCTCTCCCCCTActtatgtttatgaaatatttaattattaaactttatctTACATGTAATGAGAATCAATACTTACGTATCTGACACCTTGTTCCCGCAAATCCATCAAGACACTTGCATTTGTATGGCCCTACACAAGTTCCACCATTTAAACATGGCAAAATGCAAACAGCTGCAAGGTAAATAAAAGTTTAAGTaagagtttataaataaatagtcttggcatttattgaaaaattctataaaaaagttttttttttaaataaattgtaactctgtagcaaaaatatataacttgcAAAGAAATCATTTggtgatttgaaaattataattccaatATACATATGTCAAAGAGTATGGTTAAAAAAATCCCAGAGAAAAACTTGAaatcattatttgataaaaccGTCAATAGTAAACAATACCAGCAACAGCTGATCAATTTGAAAGCAGCATTGAAGAAGAAATGCCAAGAATATGGAAAAAAACATGACAAAGTTGTTTTTCAACATAACAATAATTACCCCCATTTTCTTGATCACTTGAAGAAATCTTTGAATCACTTCATTGGGATTTGCCTACTCTTTGCTTCTTCAGATTACTATTTGTTTTGCtccatacatatatttatattttacatatatttcctCACTCagatatcaaaaattgatttgataATTGGATTGCATCTAAAAAACCACACCTTTTTCTTAATAGAATTCGtttgctgccaaaaaaaaatttggatcaacattataatttttcgaaaggaaaatattttgtgtaaatcgATCTTTAATTcctatagaaaacatttttttccccatttaaaaatgaatgtagtCCCATTTATACACCCATTAGATTTATTTGTACAGTATAATATTAATGACTGATTCTGTTATACTCACCATGTTGGCATACATCTCCAACAAATCCAGACGGGCAGCTGCACAATCCTGGCGAAATGCATTTGCCTCCATTCATACATGGCCTGGTACACATGCCTAAAAATATACGAGAGCATTCTACATTCGAAAAATCTTGTATCATTAAGAATCAATTATAGTGGTGTCCAAAAgctaaacataatttgtaaaaagggggggggacgagtaaatattgtgaatttgtttaaatttcttatggGAAAATTATCTGTTGAAGGTGAAAATCATGCCAAACATTTCAGATGACATCTTCATACGCGAAACACCATTGTATGTCGGAATGCAGATAATTCGGCTTATTGGCTTTGGCAATTCAGACAAGTTTCCAGCAAATGGACATCGTTAACAACTAACAAAACAATGATGACACAAAGATGTCATTGTTTCGTGTTGGAATAATTGTTGAAATGCTGGAATTTAAAACTTGATCTCTAACTGAAgtgttttaaattctgaattgtaATAAAGGTTTAAAAGTGCTAGAAATGTCAGCGGATGATCAGTACTAGGTCGGCCAAGTGTCACAAATGTTTGCCAAAACAATATTTGGCAATAGCGACGTAGAGGGAGAGTTGCGTCGTAGAACTGAGTTTAGCATTCACACTAGTCACAGAATTTCAAGATTCCAGATGAACTGCTTATAGACGATTCAATTCTGTTGGCCTCTATATCAAATGACCAACAGTTTGTATTCCTCTCTCATCTACATATGAACAAGCTCATTTAAACTGGAATTTGGCCAATGTGATGTTTTGTATTGAATCTTTTTATATAGAGTTTCGTCAACTAACACTATGGCGAGAAAGTGGAActcattttcaccaaaaaaaCATCACAGAAAGACATTTTCCATCAAAGAGAGTCATGGTATGGGTATACATCCTGCTGGGCAACTGAACAGACCTCCATATCTTTGAGACAGAAGCCTACAACTGCTAAAAGTATAGATATGAAATTCTTGAGTCTTATATTTGCCTATTTCGACGTACAGTCTGTTCTTACTTGTTGTTTATGGATGATAATGTGCATTAACACAGTGCGAGCCTAATTAACACCTTCCTTGAAGCAGGAAGGTGTTCATCACATATTGTAGCCTGCTCACTCACCTCATCTGAATTTGTAGGATGTATTCAGACACAACTTGCAATCCTTTCACACTCGTCAATGTCTGTTCTACAACTGAAAAGATGGAGAATCGATAGGCAATGTGTTTGGCTGTCAGATTATCCCACTTATATTAAATTACAGCAacacctttttattttattcatgtttcatttcaaactgaattattattgctcttttgcattatttctttcattttataacttttttttatttgtatatcgtTTTCCTTCATTCCAGCTTAGGTTTCCATCATTATTCTCGTAATTATCAATTATACTAAACTTTTGGGTACCAATGTTATTTTCTACTTACATGATGATTCTGtgcctttatttttaatcatttgatgtagagatatttaaaattaaagaataatttttatttattagaactactgtaaatactgtaataaagcatttttatgtaaaatcaagaaaataatttaatggaatttttttgttgcttctcttaaaaaaattaaattttcatagattgtttttttattgtaatttttttgtgttttaaattatttttttttcattgtaaaaatataatctcttaaaaaattgttatgtttgatttttcttgaaaataaactGTGCACATATGTAGGATATATATAGAATACTATGAGACCTGCAAGGAAATGAATGACTAGATAGCATCCGAAGCAGATTTCACTTTTGCTTGTTTTTCTGAAGTCAATGCCTATAGATCAAGTCAGCACATATTGTACTCATATTTTTAGCagcatatttattgaatatttcactGAACATATTGACTGATAAGATTGGCAACAAAGATTACATTGAATTCCTCTCGAATTTCTGTAATATGAAATCATCTGCAgaagatattaaaagatatttccaaGCCTTTCagtgaatttcagaaattatgagataatagtaatagaaattttagcTCTACACTGTAATGCTGTGCAAAGTCTCAACCTAAAGATGCAAGGGAAATTATCTGGTGTATCTTTTATCTATTAGTTATCCATTTCAGTTTTTAGATTCATTAGAACCACATGGCATGCCACTGCACAGCTTGATATTGAAAATAGAATCTCCTGTAACttttatctttacaaaaatataGATCTTTCCAAAGTGCATTGtgcttcatttttaaacaattccaCTCACATATCAATTTGACCACAATATTAGCTCAATTTCAGCTAGAAAAGGCGACTTTTGACTTCAGAGGGCtttaaattactataatattGGCCTTTTCAATTTAGACAGGGCTCAAAGATAGTTTTTGCTGGTCTCTATTTAGAAAATCTGTGTTTTTCTCGTGGATGAGTGTATAGTGCTCACTTCTGAATTGGCAATCCaagaaatttgtatattataaaaattattaaataagaaatgttatatataagaatggatattttctaaataacttacctttatataaaaatgaacgtttttttataaataatgtttcttcTCTATAGactctttgtaaatttttttattgaaatgttacataataaaaaataaatcttaagtttcaatgaatatatatatattggattttaatttgcattaagtcgaatgttttatttctagaaatacaaaaaatagaatatgtaagCATACCTTCACATTCTGCTTTCCCATCCCATTCTCCACTATCAGTGCATGATAATATCTTTTTTCCTTTCACTTTACTTCCAGGTGGACAAACTACCACCAAATTATCCCGGTACTGATAAGACATGCCCAATAAGATTGCACCAGTATTAGTTCTTGGGCGTCCACATGCCATCTCTACAAGAATAAGATTATGAGAACATCAGTTACCTTTGATGAAAGGAATTTcatctacaaaaaatatttcttcatttaaatatcaggaaaattacatttatctttcagaattatgaatttttccgCACatcaattttgttactttttatatttatcttatgatcagtactttttatttattttccattgattgttttaaaaaacgtTACTCttatagaaagaatatttatttgacattatataaattttaaggaaatgatATCATTGTATTCATATGCAACTTCTACATCTAAATCCGTACAGTAATATAAatgccatttcttttttattaaaattatcagctGCATATCTTCTGATTTAATCTACATTGATCTTACAAATGATGTAagaatatttaaactaaacaCAACTGTtggttttattgaaataattgctgaattacttttattaaagtaTCTCTTACTGCAATCGAAATATCTTGGCAgtgtaaaaattcttattattttggaatgtttCTAATCTCTCCAAAAACATCAATATTGACATTACTTTTAATGattcgaattaaaaatacaatatatttttgaaacatttaaaacgtTCTGTGAATTTTcctgatattttcagaaaattctttatacttattttcagtattatacattgcatattatagaaataaaattaaaagcacagagtagaaaaaaaagttttcaatatagTGCAAATTGTAAATAACcattttattttggtaaaataatatagtactctGCACTacttaaatagttttgaatatcattttactTACTTTTGCATCCACCTGTTGGAATAGACCATGAGCTGTTTGCCAGGCAGTGTGATGTAAGATCGCCAAAGGCTTTGAAACCTGGTTCACAAGTGTAATATAATTTATCACCAATagcaaatttttcttctttaaatgttAATGGAACAACATAGGGTGGGAACTGCTTCAGTGGTGCGCATGTGACACCTGCAGaaaattttagaaggaaaaaaaatgataccagtcaaaaaaagaatataaacaaattttgataaaattctgactgtttttttcataagttttaattggataatttgaatttttgaatttatttatatacccTCGCATATTCTTGAGttggcatttaatattttttacaatatgtaaatttaaaaataaaatttttattcttttaaaataatgttttggtgattataactaaaaaaaaattgcatgaattttgATAATTGCTAACGTATTCTAATTCATTATTCTCAGGCTCAGGCATGCTATATTTCTATGGAATTGCGAATTtcatgttgttgttgcttatcctcaaaagatctgacatatgtcagatcagCTCCAGTTGGTTGTTGACtgccaaaaaatatataataataagggGATGTTAAGTCTTCCTTAGAAAGTCCGATGCAACCTAGAATGTGATCTGGTGAAGCTGAATGGTCACAGCATTTTTTACAAGTGGTATGGATTTTACCACTTTCAAATGTAAGGCACTTAAATTGGCCGCATTTTAGTCTAGCCAGAGCAGACTGGGACCCACGGTCACATTCAATTTCCAGCAATCCTTATGGATTTGTTGCGAATTTCATAGTTTCCGGAATCAAGTTTCATCATTTTTTAgatcaattcattttcatttatgtaataattacaacatttttaatatctcaaacatttttgcatatttttttttcattttattatgtaattaatcaatgttattttattttcgctGTTTATATTTGATACaacttattttatgaagttcagcatttttgttgttgtttgtaatgctgtttatttgacatttatttagcattttttttcccttttttattttgtagttttgtaataaacatttcaaattcgtATACTGATTGTTCAATTAGgcacattaaagaaaaatattttaaaatgctaccatttaacttaaaattgaataaagtttccaaaaattatgcaaatatgatGGCTTATCTGTTACAAATATCTGAAAGaatctgaataaataatttaaaataatatgcacatattttcattatttatatgcattcgcaaattaataaaattaactgctttaaatgcataattggaaaaattaatcattttactacatttttataCTATGGAAAATGCATGAACAGATATGAGCTTTTATTCCATACAAAGATGACacaaatatgtgtgtgtgtgtgtgtgtgtgtgtgtgtgtgtgtgtgtgtgtgtgtgtgtgtgtgtgtgtgtgtgtgtgtgtgtgtgtgtgtgtttcttgtGAGTGTGTGTGTTTCTTATGAGCTGATGGAAGGCAATTGAAATCGATTTAATGATTGAGGTATTTGCATTcagataatttaagattttttcaatCATGATAGTTCGCAAAGATCCCgggattgcaaaaaaaaaaaaaaaaaaaaaaaaaaatgtttgctgtgaattttattctttaatcttaGCAATGAAATACAACGAAAGAAAAATTAGCTTAAATTTAAAACCTAGCAGAATAACTAtgtggaacaaaaaaaaatttcatgaattctttctacttttttttttttaattttattttcctacattttttatgtttctattgTATAGGATTTGCTTTGAATATAGAACCATGGGAAATGTTAGAATCCGAAAGTGGatcataaatgaaataagttgGATTATATTTATATGCAGTCATGCCTAGCTTAGCAAGTATCTTCCATATCAAGTAATTCGTATAACGAACAATGATTTGCGATACGAGGATACATTGTGATGTTGTAGGTAAAAATGGTCTATATTTTGGGTATAAATTCGTGTTGaggatttatttgaagataatctTTATTTATACCTGGAAGATTTATTGGCTGAGTAGCTTTGCCAAACGCAACCTCGAGGGAAAGGGGTATTGAGCTAGTTTCTTGATCGACGAAATTGTGTATCTGGCCAAGATTATTGGCCTAGAAATGGATAGCAATGTATCAATCAACTGAGGAAAGAACGTAGTCAGTACCACCAAAGAGTTTATCGAGCTGCTTTCTGCGTCACAGTAAAAACTTGTGAATAAGATTTGGCCAGGAAATGTGGATAACAGCAAAGCAATAACCTTTTAGTAAAACAAGGAAAATGCCGAAAGATGAGAAATTAATATTGCATCGTACGGTTAGTAGCACTACCCTAACTTTAGgcagattctttttaaaaaacatgtattataaataataaattacataattataaattttttagtattttctgaaTGGAACGCACTATTCTATTTTATATGGATTCCTGTGTAAACAAAGCCTCTCGCATTGAGTGTAAGATTCGTAAAGAATTCGATGAAGAAAGCGAGATTCCATTGCAATTGCAAAATTACTTACCAACACATTTAGGGACAGGTTTATCCCATTTTCCAGTTTCCAAACATTTTGCGGTGTCGCTTCCTATCATTTCATACCCTTTATGGCAAGCAAAAGTGACTCGATCTCCATAGTGACCAGGGACATCTTGCACAACATAGCCATTTTCAGGAACATCAAGTTGTCCGCAAGAAATCTCTGTTGTAAAAATTTAACACATCATGATTAAAAAACTCCAGTCCTATTTGAatgataattgaataaaataaactatacagATGAGGAAATAATGATTACTTCTACAGAGAGGAACCTCTCCCGACCAAGTACCATCTTCCAAACAAAATCTTTCATCTCTGCCAAAAATCTGATAGCCTTTGTCACAGGTATACAGCACTGCGCTTTGAAATGAATAGTCCTCGCCATCCACTTCTCCATGCTCTGGTATTTCCGGCGGTGGGCAGGTGATTGGTACACAGTGCGGGGGCTTTCCTTCCCATAGACCCTGCCAAGAGCATTCCACTGTGGTACTACCGACTATTCGGAATCCTGGAAAACACTGGTAATAGCCCCGACTTCCAACGGTCATGTTGTCTGGAACTGTAATCTTGCCAAATGCTATGGATGGTGGCTCTCCACATAAAATTAGTTCACAGTAagtgctgaaatttttttaaaaaaattataaaactagtcaatttatactaaattttatcaatttgtgATAGGAAGGtaaattagaaactttaaataatcatcctatttattcaaatacaggtttatttaaatcgaaaatgtttttttatgagacaaatcataaaaattatgagTAGTACAAATCTATGTTCGACCTTTTTACAAGGTAATGAATATCtgttacgaaatttttaaatgttttaccaTAACATAttttgtaggattttttttttcgaatttagattttttatatatgcttattaaaaaattacttttttactgaaatttttttaactttattttgataaatttaaattgaattgttaTTAATGGAAATATTCAGTGCAAAAAAAGAATTGGCATGTCCTccctttattaaaataacttattttttgaaatcattattagaATGTTTCGATCTCCTGTGAAAAGAAGTTACATGTCCGAAGACTTAACTTTtctataaattgatattaattaaaaaggatttcGAGCAACggttttataagatattttaatcattgtttgGACTTCCGCATGTCCGCGTTATTTCTTcataaatcagaagaaaataaaaaaaatcattactgcTGCATAAACccgcaaaaagaaaaaagtaaagcaGAATAGAGCTGACAGAGAAGcgagaatcaattttttaaatttcaaattaagaagatttaattctaattcaaaaattgtaaacgatttcgaaactttatttttggataaaaagaaacctctttattttaattgatcaGAATATTGATTATTCACTggtttaagatatttatttagcaattaaaagTCTGTTAAAGTACGGATCACTAAGAGAAGAATATTAACTTTGTTGAAACTAGATGAAATCTCTAGTAATAATGAGGAAAATATGTGTACTTTTATGTGCTTGCGATCTATT
It encodes:
- the LOC129963956 gene encoding armadillo repeat-containing protein 7-like, with the translated sequence MAKRQKNTPRERFLYLRELVTEFQDTSSVDAKEQVLANLGNFAYDPDNYIHMKELNIVDLFLDNLEDENKNLVEFAIGGICNLCLDKNLKQLIYKRGGVQKVINCLSSEREEIVLSAITTLMFLVYPESKAAITNASVIDCMLRFKESNNRRISNLASVFLQDYCTSDQIQNAKMLSSTYSNKHVSHSGT